Part of the Lotus japonicus ecotype B-129 chromosome 6, LjGifu_v1.2 genome, atttcgcctaactctgattctggcatcgttttcattttctttaaacttagaccttctctaagggggagtaccttgtacttcaagctaagtttttcacaccccaagctttttgcttatgacaaaaagggggagtaaacccagtttttgatgtgtaagatgtgttagtgtgatttatttttcttttggagatgttaagagttccaccttcatgaccatagatgtgtcactgggcaaatacaaggaatacatttcacttcttctgaagtgatcataagtttttcactctgaactcttatattatttagctcagaatctagactttactaacgttttcatcaagtattagattcagggggagctaagctcagaatcaagcagtgacttgaattcagaatgagcaagataaactattcacatcaggataagtctcattccatatctctaaactctgagtgaattcagtttaatgtttaagaattgttcatcaaaaattttagttttgtcatcatcaaaaagggggagattgtaagatcaagttttgatctagtagtacaactctatgttttgatgattacaagttaaccttttgatatgaacaattgtggtactctaacgtgtttttctgagtgtgctatttgcaggttctgacctcaactcaatctcacacgaatcagaagcactgtgtataaagagtgacccaagcaacgctttcgcattcaccatgttcagtatgaacagtggaaaagcttcaaaagttctgaagctatacaaactctgatgtggactcagtcgctagaagctctgaagatccagaagttctgataaccaagaaacactgaaggttcagatgttctgatggtgtagaagactctgaagatccagaagctgaatagtggaaactctgaagtccagaagcaagaaactctgaaggccatgttcttccctctgagttcagaatcagaagatacaatggtcagaggatctgtgctttccctctgactctggtcaaccggcttcacaagttccaacatgaagcattcccctgatcagaagtctcctaggtttaaaggtcgcgtcgctatccaagtacaaaagcaactgtaccttcctgacgacctacctaacgttctcagccacagcagaagctggattttccagaactgccctccaacggtagcatttcccatgcatcgctcaaccctaatccttgaagtatataaagaggctgaagactgaaagaaaaaaaaagaagcaagaagcattcacatacgcaagacatattcgaaaatcttctaagttttctttcatctgaaattcattgagtttactattagctttttagaagcaaatctcttgtaaacgattctttgataaacagtttgtttagttcctttaggagatcaaggttgatcggatcctagagaagactaagagagtgaatcttagtgtgagctaagtcagtgtaattgttagtcacttgtaggtttcaagtgcagttgtaactcttacctgattagtggattgccttcattctaagaaggaagaaatcaccttaacgggtggactggagtagcttgagtgatttatcaagtgaaccaggataaaatccttgtgtgcttttctatctcttatcttttgcacttaagttctcgaaagatttgtcaaaatctttaaggtggaagttttatactgaaaacgttattcaaaccccccctttctaccgtttttcataccttcaagttgGAGGGTAATGGTGAAGGTCATTCGCAAGTGGTACCAACAAAGTTTCTCCAATGCGAATTTTCCTCTTGCCCTTGAGCTGGTTCTAATGGATGTAATGGTAAGCCATGAGCTATCTTTATTCATGTAATTTGATGTGAAACGTGATGTTAATTTGTGTGTTGCTCTTATAGGGGAACAAGATCCATGCAACAATCAAGAAGACTTTGATCATGTACAAGTTTGAGAAGTCCTTGGTTGAGGGTAGCATTTATAGCATATGTGGGTTCGTCTTGGTTGACAACATCGGTGACTACAGAACCACAAGGCATCAGTATAAGATTTTGTTTATGTTCAAGACTGAAGTGTGCGTTGTGACAGTCAAGGACTTCTCATGTTTAGTCAAGGACAATTTGTCAGCTCATCAACATACGCTCCAAATCAAGGACTTCTCATGTTCAACACCGGTGACTACAGAACCACAAGGCATCACTATAATGTGTTTCCTTACACATTTCTTTCACCAGCTGACATTTTATCTCCTACTAACGACTCAAACTATTTGGTTGGTATGTCCTACATATGTTATACTTTTATATGTTTGATGTTGTTGTTTGACAAGGTTTTTAATATTATGCAGATGTCATTGGCATTCTTACTGGTGTTGGTGTTGAGAGGGATATTGTGACACATGGAAAGAGATCGAAAATGACTGTTGTTGAGATTGAGTCTGTTGTGTGTGTACAGTTATTTAGACTAACAGTGAATTTTTCCATTATTCAGTCCTTAATTCTGATTAACAATTGTACAAATTGAATATCGAATGTGCTTTGTTTGAAGCGTATGTTGATGAGCTGACAAATTTCCTTGTTGGTGGTGACGTGAACAACCCTGTCATTATAGTACAATTTGCGAAGGTCAAAACATTTCAGGGGAACATTAGTTTGCAAAATGTGCATGAGGCTACTAAGATTCTTTTTTATCCTGATGTGCCAATGGAAAATGTGTTGAAGACTAGGTAAAGCATTTTTTGTGTAATTTATTTTGGTAGATTGGGTATAACTTCATTTGTTGTAACAAATTTTTGGAGACAAGTGAGTCTGCTTCACGGTCGATGAGTCAATTGACCGACTCCAAAAAATGTTTATGGTGAAGACGATTTCTGGGTTCTTAGTTCTAGAAAGACAATTGCTGACTTGAAGAACATTAAAAAGGTA contains:
- the LOC130722871 gene encoding uncharacterized protein LOC130722871, encoding MVKVIRKWYQQSFSNANFPLALELVLMDVMGNKIHATIKKTLIMYKFEKSLVEGSIYSICGFVLVDNIGDYRTTRHHQGLLMFSQGQFVSSSTYAPNQGLLMFNTGDYRTTRHHYNVFPYTFLSPADILSPTNDSNYLVDVIGILTGVGVERDIVTHGKRSKMTVVEIESVVSYVDELTNFLVGGDVNNPVIIVQFAKVKTFQGNISLQNVHEATKILFYPDVPMENVLKTSIAQDIRPIREPELQLQSPTTRIMNKKKMQGMNTFKSVEAAHALIK